ATTGGAATCCACGTCGCACACGGCGACGGGCTGGCAATCCTCGTGTTCGGCGAATGCTTTCATCAATTGGCTGCCGCGATTAGCGACACCGATGAACCCCAGACCGACGCGGTCGTTGGCCCCTGCTGCTCGAGCACGCGACAAAGCCGTTCCGGCGGACAGCACAAACGTCGTCGCGGCAGTTTTTTGAAATCGACGACGCGAGACCGATTGTGACTCGGGAGTGGGGCGGGATTTTGGCATAATTTCCTCGCAGTGGGGACGAAAGGCGGGAGCGCGGGCGGGTCCGACATCTTACCCGGCCGAGACGCGTGAGTGTCGCATTTCGGCACCTGACACCAACCCGGATTTGTGGGACGATGCCCCGGGTGCTGCACCTCACGAACCGGCATTTTCCCGGAATCGTATGGGTCGTTGCCCGCCCACTTTGCTCCCTCAAATTGATTCCCTTCAATCGACTCGTTTCGACAAAAGGATTGCTCGTGACCACTCGTTTGCCTCAACCATCCACAACCCGATTCTGCCGCGGCAATCGCCTCCAATGCCGCATCGGAATCGCCCTGGCTGGTCTTACCACCCTGGTGCCCCTCATGCTGCCATCCGCGGTCTCAGCGGAAGCACCCAGCAAGGCCGCCACAAAGTCGGCCTCCAAGGTTTCCGGCATCGATCAATCGTTGTTCAGTGCAACCGTGGAACCCGGCGAAAATTTCTATCTGCACGCCAATGAAGAATGGCTGGAGAACACGCCGATCCCGTCGGACAAATCCAACTACGGAATCTTCACGGTTCTGGATGATGCCACTCGTTCCCAAGTCCGATCGTTGATCGAGAAATCGGCTGAGGAGAAAGCCGAAAAGGGAACGCCAGCACAGAAGGTCGGCGACCTTTACCGCAGCGTGTTGGATCTTGAGAAACGCAATTCACTTGGGCTAAAACCCATTCAACCTGTTCTGGATGTCGTCGACGGACTGGCATCCAAAGACGACCTGGGCAGCACGATCGGCCGATTGTCTCGTTTGGGTGTGGACGCTCCCTTTGGTGCTTACGTCAGCGTCGATGCCAAGGCCAGCGACACCTACACGGTGTACCTATCGCAGTCCGGTTTGTCGCTGCCCGACCGAGATTACTACCTCGAAGACGACCCGCAATACGTTTCCGCTCGCGAAGCGTTGCAGGTCTACGTCAAAGACATGTTGGTCGCCCTTTCGGTTGAATCAGCCGATGAATTGGCTGAGCAAGTCGTCGCCATCGAAACAGCACTCGCAAAGAACCAGTGGACCAAGACCGAAAATCGCGATCCAGAAAAGACCTACAACAAACTCACGCTCGGTGAAGTCGACAAGACCATCGAAGGCTTCAATGTTCCCGCGATGACCAAGGCGATTGGCCTGACCGAGCAAGACGCCTTTGTCGTGCGGCAGCCGAGCTACTTGAAATCGCTGACCGAAGTCTTCGCTGATCACGATCTCAAGGCGTGGAAGGCTTACTTCCAATTCCACTCCATCGACGCCTACGCGTCCGTGTTGACCGAAGACCTGGAAAAACGCCACTTCGAATTCCACGACAAAACCATCTCGGGAATCGACGAACAACAACCAATGTGGAAACGCGCGGTTGATTTGACCGGCAGCGTGCTGGGTGAAGTTGTCGGCCAATTGTACGTCGAGAAACACTTCGCTCCCGAAGCCAAGCGTCGCATGAACGAATTGGTCGAAAACCTCAAACGAGCCTTTGCCGAACGCATCGAGTCTCGCGAATGGATGAGCGAAGGCACCAAGAAACAAGCTCTCACGAAGCTTGGCAAGTTCCACACCAAGATCGGATATCCCGATGAATGGAAGGACTACACCAAACTCGAAATCACCGACGAGTCACCCGCGACCAATTTGATCGCCGCGTCGATTTTTGAAACGGAACGTCAACTCGCCAAGTTGGGTGGACCGATTGATCGCAACGAATGGCACATGACGCCGCAAACGATCAATGCTTACTACAACCCAACGATGAACGAGATCGTTTTCCCGGCCGCCATCCTGCAACCGCCATTTTTCAACTTGGCCGCCGACGACGCGGTCAACTACGGCGGGATCGGCGCGGTCATCGGCCACGAGCTTTCTCACGGCTTTGATGACAAGGGCAGCAAGTACGACGGAGACGGAAACCTTGTGAATTGGTGGACACCAACCGATCGCGAAGAATTTGAAAAGCGAGCTTCGGGCTTGGTCAACCAGTACAGCGACTTCAAACCGTTCGAAGATATGAACGTCAACGGCGAGCTGACACTGGGCGAAAACATCGGCGACCTGGGTGGCTTGAGCGTCGCCTACGAGGCCTATCGTCTGTCACTCGAGGGCGAATCGGCCAAGGTCATCGACAATTTGACCGGCGATCAACGATTCTTCCTCGGTTGGGCTCAGATTTGGCGTCGGCTGTATCGCGAACCAGAATTGCGGAAACGTTTGATCACGGACCCGCACAGTCCCAGCGAATACCGAGTCAACGGAATCGTCCGAAACATGGACGCTTGGTACGAAGCCTTCCGGATCGACGAAACCGATCCGTTGTTCATCGCTCCGGAAGAACGCATTCGGATCTGGTAGGGCAATTGCCCCGCGGTTGGCTCGCGAATGATCTTTGTGAGCCGCCGCAAACGGGCGACGAACCAGCCATTCTGCTTCGTCCGCCCATCTTAACAATCCTTTTGGGCAATCGGCCTCCGATTTGCCGCGGGGTGCTTGCCCCATGGGTGAGCTCTCGATTCAACTCACCTTGACCAGTAAATTCCCGTGGGGATACCCTCTGCGGTTTGAATTGCAACCATTTTGTTTTTTGGACCCAACGATGAGCAGCAGCCCGTTCGAGATTTTTCGACGCAACCTTAAGCCACTGATGGTCTTGTTGACTTTGTTGGCATTGTTCGCGTTCGTCGTCTTGCCTGCGCTGGACACTTACTTGCGGCGCGGAGGCGGAGGCAATTCAGACCCCGTCGCAGCCGAGTATGACGGGATCACGCTCACGCAAAGCCGCGTCGCTCGCACGACCCAGCAACACCGTGCCGTTGTGGGTTTCTTGAGCGATTTGGGCCAAGAAACAATGCGTCGCGGTGGCGTTCCACAGGTTCCGGGTTTCCAATTCGACCAGGAATCTGGCCAGATCCAATCGATCGGCATCGACGCCAATCCGAGCGAAGAAGCCACCATCAACTCGATGCGATTCTACAGCGAAGCCAAAAAAGCTGGCTTCCAACTGGACGATACATCCGTCCGAAACTGGCTCAGCCGTTACACCGATGGATTGCTCAGCGACAACGAAATCAGTTCGATGCTGATGCAATTCACGAAGAACCAAATGGGCCCGATCCAACTGTACGAGCAGTTGCGGATGCATTTGCTCGCCGATCTGTACCAACGAAGTGCCATGGTCGGGCTGATGAACGGTCGCATGCCCGTTTCAACGCCGCTTGCTCAATGGCGTAACTTTTTGAAAACCAATCAATCGGCAACCATCAACGCCTACGGTGTTTTGGTCGAAGAATACATTGATCAAACCGATGATTCGCCCTCTCAGTCGCAAATCACCGAAGTTTACGAAGCTGGCAAAGATTTGCTGGCCTACCCCGACGACCAAGACCCTGAGCCGAAATTCCGCCGCCCTGACTCGGCCAAAATCGAGTATCTCGTCGCAGATTTGAACGATTTTGTTGAACGCGAAAAAGCAAAACTGAGCGAAGAACAAATCCGCGTTGAATACGAGCGTCGATTGGCCGGCGGTGATTTTCAATTGCCCGTCGAAGAGGCCGAGGAAGCCACCGCGGAACTCGAAGCGATGGAAGCCGAAACCGCCGCTGCGGCAGAGCGAAAAGCCGCCGAGGAAGAAACTCCCGAAGCAGAAACCGAAGAACCTGCCGCGGAAGAGATGACGGAGGAAACCACCGAAACGGAAACGGAAACCGAACCTGCTAGCGAAGAAACCAGCGAAACACCCGCTGAAGAAAGCCCTTCCGAGGAAACACCAGCTGAAGAAACTTCAGCGGAAGAAGCCGCTGAGGACGCCGGCGAACCAGCGACCGAAGACAGTTCGATGATTCGCTCGCGTGACGAAGCCGTTCAACTGGTCGCATTGCAGGAAGATGATGCTGACGAAGCAGACACTGCCGAAGACGACGCTGCTGAAACAACTGAAGAGGCCGGCAACGACGAAATGGAACTGGGCGACGGGTTGGATCTCGACGATGAACCCGCCGAGACCAAACCACAACCGTTTGATGACGTCCGTGACCAAATCGCGACCGAAATGGTTTCCGAGACCGCCCGCAATCAGTTCGACCAGACCATCACCAAGATGTATGGTTTGATGCGAGACTACTTCAGCGAAATGGCCGTTCACGAAGGCAACGTTGCCGTGGGCGTTTCAGACGAAAGCGACGCCCCTGAACGTCCGGACCTGAAAGCCATCGCTGAAGAAAATGGCCTGGGCTACAACACAACTGGCTTGGTCAATCGCATCTCGATCAGTGAAGATCCCATTGGTGAGTCCTACGGTTTGGGCCAATCACTCCAACGTCGTGGTGCTCCCTACTACGCGATGATGTTTGGCGCCGCGATGCAAGATGGATCGAGCATTCCATCTCAGCCCGAGTTCTCGCCCCAACGTTCGGTCGACTTGGAAAACGCAAAGACATACATCTCGTGGAAGACCGAAGACATCGAAGCTTACACGCCCGAATTGGACGAAGTTCGCGACGAAGTCATCATGGCGATCCGCACCCAAGAAGCTCGTAGCTTGGCAAAGAAAGCTGCTGAAGACATCGCAGAATTGGTCGGCCAAGGCAAAGAGCTGACCGAAGTTGTCCCGGAAGGCAAAGAAGCCAACATCCACACCGGATTGGGTCCGTTCAGCTGGCTCAACATGGTCGGCATGATGCAAACTTCGCTGGGCAACGTTCCCGAACTGAATTCGGTCGGAAGCGATTTCATGCAATCGGTTTTCACCACCGAAGTCGGCAACGTCAAAGTCACGCCTAACGCACCTCAGTCGGTTTACTATGTGGTTCAACCCACCGAGTTCCAACCTGAGATCGAGCAATTGCGTGAGCAATTCAGCCAACCGCAACAGCGGTTCATGGCTCAGCTCATGGGCGACGACGGAGCGACCAACATCGTTCGCGGATTCTTTGAGACCGTGAATGAGCGAACTGGTTTCGAGATCAAACTGGGCGAAGATCGCTAAATCAGAAATCGGCATCCCGCCGACTCCTAACGCAGAACAGTTCCTGAACTGTTCTGCGATGTTTGGCCTAAGAGGCGGCGTCGATTCTAAGCTCGCTGCTGGCGAGCCAATCGGTCACCTCGCCGGTTGAACCATGCGTACAGAAGTGCGGCAAGAATTGATGCAACCACTCCCACGGCAGCGAAGGTTCCGATCCAGCTGACGCCGATGGGATCCTTTGATGCCGAAGTTCGATCGGCCCAGCGGCCCGCAATCAACAATGGGGCAAACTGCTTCCCGCCGTGCGAAGCCATGAAGTCGGACTCATAGCTCCACAACCGATAGAAGAAACCCTCCACGCGAACGGGTTTGGATATCGTTCGCGACAGAGCCTTCTCGTCGGCGAGGAACGCGGGCAACTCGGCGGCAACCAGCGTCACCGGATAACGATTTTCCATCGTGACCACGCCGCCATCTTCCGTCGCGATTTTCAGTTGCACGTTGCCGAGATCCCCAATCGCGTCGATCTGATAGTAGTGATCGCTACCAACTTCGCGAGCCCGGTCGTCCAATTCGACCGAGACGCGAGTCCATCGCACGGTCTCGACATCGATTCCGATCCATTGGCCCATCCACTTCTCGGGCTCCTTCAA
The DNA window shown above is from Rhodopirellula bahusiensis and carries:
- a CDS encoding M13 family metallopeptidase, whose translation is MIPFNRLVSTKGLLVTTRLPQPSTTRFCRGNRLQCRIGIALAGLTTLVPLMLPSAVSAEAPSKAATKSASKVSGIDQSLFSATVEPGENFYLHANEEWLENTPIPSDKSNYGIFTVLDDATRSQVRSLIEKSAEEKAEKGTPAQKVGDLYRSVLDLEKRNSLGLKPIQPVLDVVDGLASKDDLGSTIGRLSRLGVDAPFGAYVSVDAKASDTYTVYLSQSGLSLPDRDYYLEDDPQYVSAREALQVYVKDMLVALSVESADELAEQVVAIETALAKNQWTKTENRDPEKTYNKLTLGEVDKTIEGFNVPAMTKAIGLTEQDAFVVRQPSYLKSLTEVFADHDLKAWKAYFQFHSIDAYASVLTEDLEKRHFEFHDKTISGIDEQQPMWKRAVDLTGSVLGEVVGQLYVEKHFAPEAKRRMNELVENLKRAFAERIESREWMSEGTKKQALTKLGKFHTKIGYPDEWKDYTKLEITDESPATNLIAASIFETERQLAKLGGPIDRNEWHMTPQTINAYYNPTMNEIVFPAAILQPPFFNLAADDAVNYGGIGAVIGHELSHGFDDKGSKYDGDGNLVNWWTPTDREEFEKRASGLVNQYSDFKPFEDMNVNGELTLGENIGDLGGLSVAYEAYRLSLEGESAKVIDNLTGDQRFFLGWAQIWRRLYREPELRKRLITDPHSPSEYRVNGIVRNMDAWYEAFRIDETDPLFIAPEERIRIW